Within the Devosia lucknowensis genome, the region CAGCCGTCATCGCTGCCCGGCATCGGAAGAAGCCCGGCGTCTGATCGCGCCATCGGCAACCGTCACCTCAGCGAGAAACCTGCGACATTCATCCAGCACCGGCGCAATCCAGCGCAACGGCAGGCTGAGGGCGAGCAGCGTCTCGACATGGGCCAGGCGGGGAAAAATTCGGACCACGGCGCCATTCCCGGCTCGCTCCAGGGACGCGCCGAGATTTTCGCTGTTGCGCGGCAGCACCAGCTCGTCACGACCACCCGAAATCAGCAGCATCGGCGGCGCCGATGCATCCACATGATTGATCGGCTGGGTCGCCTTGCCGTCTTCGGCCCGACCGAAAACCCGCTGCGAAATCGGCCCGTCGAACGGGTAGAAGTCATAAGGTCCCGATAGCCCGATCACGCCGACGACCGTCTTGTGAAGCTCGCTGTCGGCAAGCCACCTGCCGTCCAGGGCCAAGGCCGCGGCGTTGTAAGCACCGGCAGAATGCCCCGCCAGCACCAGTCGCGTCCAATCGCCCCCATAGCTGGCGATATTTCTGCTGGTCCAGTGCACTGCCAGCGCACAATCGCGCAGAAAT harbors:
- a CDS encoding alpha/beta hydrolase; the encoded protein is MPKDWGVRRIDHDLPYGPHIRQKLDIYAPRNGGRTALPVIVFFYGGAWSDGNRKHYAFAAHALAALGYVVVVPDYRLVPQVEYPEFLRDCALAVHWTSRNIASYGGDWTRLVLAGHSAGAYNAAALALDGRWLADSELHKTVVGVIGLSGPYDFYPFDGPISQRVFGRAEDGKATQPINHVDASAPPMLLISGGRDELVLPRNSENLGASLERAGNGAVVRIFPRLAHVETLLALSLPLRWIAPVLDECRRFLAEVTVADGAIRRRASSDAGQR